From Actinomycetota bacterium, a single genomic window includes:
- a CDS encoding MerR family transcriptional regulator, whose translation MSGRPVYSIGAVAQMLGIPPATLRTWEERYGLLVPERSPGGHRVYSRDQVEQLRFVKAQLDSGMSPADAHRLLAERVAAGSVSLGAPELAETRLLILLADRDPHAAGLAEYFLRTEGYEVVAALDAAEAARKFDELAPSMIVIDLLISPGSGLELCRQLKQRSGAPVLAISTLEASDQALEAGADGFLQKPLDPLQLVSAVKDLLGASAFLRPSSARPQ comes from the coding sequence GTGAGCGGTCGGCCGGTGTACAGCATCGGCGCCGTCGCGCAGATGCTCGGCATCCCGCCGGCCACGCTGCGGACCTGGGAGGAGCGCTATGGACTTCTGGTCCCGGAGCGCAGTCCTGGCGGCCACCGCGTGTACTCCCGCGACCAAGTTGAGCAGCTCCGCTTCGTCAAGGCCCAGCTCGACAGCGGCATGTCGCCTGCTGATGCCCATCGCCTGCTCGCTGAGCGAGTGGCCGCCGGGTCGGTTTCGTTGGGCGCTCCCGAGCTGGCCGAGACGCGGCTGCTGATCCTGCTCGCCGATCGCGACCCGCATGCCGCCGGGCTGGCGGAGTACTTCCTGCGCACCGAGGGCTACGAGGTCGTTGCGGCGCTGGACGCCGCCGAGGCGGCCCGCAAGTTCGACGAGCTGGCCCCCAGCATGATCGTGATCGACCTGCTCATCTCCCCCGGCAGCGGTCTGGAGCTGTGCCGGCAGCTCAAGCAGCGCAGCGGAGCGCCGGTGCTGGCCATCTCGACCCTGGAGGCCAGCGACCAGGCGCTGGAGGCGGGGGCCGATGGGTTCCTGCAGAAGCCGCTGGACCCGCTCCAGCTTGTCTCGGCCGTCAAGGATCTGCTTGGCGCCAGCGCCTTTCTCCGGCCCAGCTCGGCCAGGCCACAATGA